In Bacteroidota bacterium, one genomic interval encodes:
- a CDS encoding PKD domain-containing protein produces the protein MKKVFLLLQLFAACIVFAQAPVIITPSQWDSLKATGLLNSGLYIQASGNPAAPVQPVVQPPVSQSAPANCNCMLSIDNTFQVVPFTIGMPPDYRNDDGSSPLINIPFVFCFYGNIYTSLFINNNGNVSFSNPYGTFTASGFPTNQVDMIAPFWADVDTQNPLSGIVYYKVTPSALIVRWQTVGYFSQHADKLNDFQLILTDGFDPLLPAGSNVSFCYGDMAWTTGDASGGNNGFGGVPATVGANAGDGVNFIQIGTFDQAGTTYNGPLGPASQVSWLDYQQFFFNACNVGNGNNIPPIMNAAQVCDTLTLCVGDTLPISATFLSPETNQITTITVTPSGTGYTQVSNTPGSTAVLAGVFTGMQSNIGYNTLLISGSDNGTPVQTTSGTVVVEVVPGPTAQFTATSACPDSLISFNSQGTVVIPGNGPVVSWHWEFNDPAVANGSDTSALQLPQYAYNAGGTYTVNLTVTDSLGCSDTVNTTVTVYHKPQVVFSGTPLSGCAPLCTDFTDQSTVTNSNITSWAWTFGDGGTAGTANPQHCYTVNGAYTVGLTVTSADGCQNTDSLQGYVNVIPGPVAAITASPPASSINNPVINFIDASTGSPVTWLWDFGGGNFSTDQNTSFTYSDTGTFCVTLIAAGPGGVCPDTATECIVILPELLIWYPNAFTPNGTGLNDVFKPVVSDPGYIAGYKFYVFDRWGNMIFSTTDIAEGWDGRMQKTGEKCQIDTYVYLISITDKDGNIFDHRGIVNLIR, from the coding sequence ATGAAAAAAGTATTCCTGCTGCTGCAGCTGTTTGCTGCATGCATTGTATTTGCACAGGCCCCTGTAATAATTACACCCTCACAATGGGACAGCCTCAAGGCTACCGGATTGTTGAACAGCGGACTGTATATTCAGGCATCAGGTAATCCGGCTGCTCCTGTACAACCCGTGGTGCAGCCGCCGGTTAGCCAGTCGGCGCCGGCAAACTGCAATTGCATGTTGTCCATTGACAATACATTTCAGGTGGTGCCATTTACAATTGGTATGCCACCTGATTACCGGAACGACGACGGTTCATCTCCGCTGATTAATATTCCGTTTGTGTTTTGTTTTTATGGGAATATTTATACAAGTTTATTTATTAATAATAACGGGAATGTATCGTTCAGTAATCCTTACGGTACATTTACAGCCAGCGGATTTCCTACCAATCAGGTGGATATGATTGCGCCGTTCTGGGCGGATGTGGATACACAGAATCCGCTCAGTGGTATTGTTTATTACAAAGTAACACCTTCCGCTTTAATTGTTCGCTGGCAAACGGTGGGTTATTTTTCCCAGCATGCCGACAAGCTCAACGATTTTCAGCTTATCCTTACCGATGGTTTTGATCCGCTGCTTCCGGCAGGCAGCAACGTGTCGTTTTGCTATGGTGATATGGCATGGACTACCGGCGACGCATCTGGCGGGAACAATGGTTTTGGCGGCGTACCCGCTACCGTAGGGGCTAATGCCGGCGATGGTGTAAATTTTATTCAGATCGGCACATTCGACCAGGCGGGAACTACATACAACGGTCCGCTTGGCCCGGCAAGTCAGGTAAGCTGGCTCGATTATCAGCAGTTCTTTTTCAACGCCTGCAACGTGGGCAACGGCAACAACATACCGCCCATTATGAACGCCGCACAGGTGTGCGATACGCTCACGCTCTGCGTGGGTGATACATTGCCCATTTCAGCCACTTTCCTCTCGCCCGAAACCAATCAGATTACCACCATTACCGTTACACCCAGCGGCACCGGCTATACCCAGGTCAGCAACACACCCGGCTCAACAGCCGTTCTGGCGGGTGTGTTCACGGGCATGCAAAGTAATATCGGCTACAATACATTGCTCATTTCAGGCTCCGACAACGGCACACCCGTGCAAACCACTTCAGGCACTGTAGTAGTGGAAGTGGTGCCCGGCCCCACTGCACAATTCACCGCCACAAGCGCCTGCCCCGACAGTCTCATCAGTTTTAACAGTCAGGGCACAGTTGTAATTCCCGGCAACGGACCTGTTGTAAGCTGGCATTGGGAATTTAATGATCCGGCTGTAGCCAACGGCAGCGATACATCAGCTCTGCAGCTTCCGCAGTATGCCTACAACGCAGGCGGTACCTACACGGTAAATCTAACCGTTACAGATTCACTCGGCTGCTCCGATACCGTGAATACAACCGTAACGGTGTATCACAAGCCGCAAGTTGTATTTAGCGGTACCCCACTGAGTGGTTGCGCCCCGCTCTGTACTGATTTTACCGATCAGAGCACAGTCACCAACAGCAACATTACCAGCTGGGCCTGGACCTTTGGCGATGGCGGCACCGCAGGCACTGCCAACCCGCAGCACTGCTACACCGTAAACGGCGCTTACACCGTGGGCCTCACCGTAACCTCAGCTGATGGCTGCCAGAATACCGACTCGCTGCAGGGCTATGTGAATGTAATTCCCGGCCCGGTAGCAGCCATTACCGCTTCGCCGCCGGCATCGTCCATTAACAATCCGGTAATTAATTTCATCGATGCCTCCACCGGTTCGCCGGTTACCTGGCTCTGGGATTTCGGCGGCGGAAACTTCTCAACTGATCAGAACACCAGTTTCACCTACAGCGATACCGGTACATTTTGCGTTACTCTGATTGCTGCCGGCCCGGGCGGAGTTTGTCCGGATACAGCCACTGAATGTATCGTTATACTTCCCGAACTGCTGATCTGGTATCCGAACGCATTTACACCCAACGGAACGGGATTAAACGATGTGTTTAAGCCGGTAGTAAGCGATCCCGGTTATATTGCAGGATACAAATTCTATGTATTCGACCGCTGGGGAAATATGATATTCAGCACCACCGACATTGCCGAAGGCTGGGATGGCCGCATGCAAAAAACCGGCGAAAAATGCCAGATTGATACGTATGTGTATCTCATAAGCATAACCGACAAAGACGGGAATATCTTTGATCATCGGGGCATTGTTAATCTTATTCGCTGA
- a CDS encoding DNA primase → MIPKETVDRILETARIEEVVGEFVSLKKRGANMIGLCPFHNEKTPSFNVSPARGIYKCFGCGKGGNPVNFVMDHEQLSYPEALRWLARKYNIEIEEQERSPEQAAKENERESLFIVSNFAQKHYTKNLHETEEGKAIGLSYFLERGFRKDIIEKFQLGYSPDTWRDMTDAALAAGYKLEYLVKAGLTIQNEEDASKFFDRFRGRVIFPVHNASGRVIAFGGRTLKTDKKVAKYINSPETEIYHKSNVLYGLFFAKKAIMQEDVCYLVEGYTDVISMHQAGIENVVASSGTSLTVEQIRLIRRYTSNITILYDGDPAGIKASFRGINLILEESMNVRVLLFPDNDDPDSYSKKVTPDALREFISANTKDFINFKTELLKADVGNDPIKRASLIHEIVDSIALIPDAITRSVYVKECSRILDIEEQALLTELNKLRRRLHEKKHDEQAVKEAPLPELPPDVYPPDEFVPDQPAREGDHAKVQSGEVFERELVRLLLNYGQEPVTAKTTDELGEEIEVTVPLAELMLHELESDEITFTHAVYQQVLSEYTQHINNGNVPDLNYFVNYPDQNISQLAVDLVQIPYQLSDWERHFIYVQTESQLLRQAAVHSVNVLKLTRLEQMIADNQKQLRDNPDEEIQLQLMQQQLNLLNAKRHFSSLLGRIILK, encoded by the coding sequence ATGATTCCGAAGGAAACCGTTGACCGTATTCTCGAAACCGCCCGCATTGAAGAGGTGGTCGGAGAGTTTGTATCGCTCAAAAAGCGCGGTGCAAACATGATTGGTCTTTGCCCGTTTCACAACGAAAAAACGCCCTCGTTTAATGTGTCGCCTGCACGCGGCATATACAAATGTTTTGGCTGTGGAAAAGGCGGCAATCCGGTAAATTTTGTGATGGATCACGAACAGCTTTCGTATCCTGAAGCATTACGCTGGCTGGCCCGGAAATACAATATTGAAATTGAAGAGCAGGAGCGAAGCCCCGAACAGGCCGCTAAGGAAAACGAACGCGAAAGCCTGTTCATCGTCAGCAACTTTGCACAGAAACATTACACCAAAAACCTGCACGAAACCGAAGAAGGAAAAGCCATTGGCCTGAGCTATTTTCTCGAACGCGGATTTCGTAAAGACATTATCGAAAAATTCCAGCTCGGTTACAGCCCTGATACATGGCGCGACATGACCGATGCTGCGCTGGCGGCCGGTTACAAGCTGGAGTATCTGGTAAAGGCTGGTTTAACGATACAGAATGAAGAAGATGCGTCGAAATTTTTCGATCGTTTTCGCGGGCGGGTGATTTTTCCGGTGCACAATGCCAGCGGGCGTGTAATTGCATTTGGCGGCCGCACACTCAAGACCGATAAGAAAGTTGCCAAATACATCAACTCGCCCGAAACTGAAATTTACCACAAAAGCAATGTGCTTTACGGCCTGTTTTTCGCCAAGAAAGCGATTATGCAGGAAGATGTGTGTTACCTGGTAGAAGGTTACACCGATGTGATTTCAATGCACCAGGCGGGAATTGAAAACGTGGTGGCTTCGTCGGGTACATCGCTCACCGTGGAGCAGATACGCCTCATTCGCCGCTACACCAGCAACATTACCATTTTATACGACGGCGATCCGGCCGGTATAAAAGCCAGTTTCAGAGGGATTAACCTGATTCTGGAAGAAAGTATGAATGTGCGTGTGCTGCTTTTTCCGGATAACGATGATCCAGATTCGTATTCGAAAAAAGTAACGCCCGATGCGTTGCGCGAATTTATTTCGGCGAATACCAAAGACTTCATCAATTTCAAAACCGAATTGCTGAAGGCCGATGTGGGCAACGATCCCATCAAACGCGCCTCACTCATTCACGAAATTGTGGACAGTATTGCACTCATTCCCGATGCCATTACGCGCAGCGTGTATGTAAAAGAGTGCAGCCGCATACTTGATATTGAAGAACAGGCACTGCTTACCGAGCTGAATAAACTCCGCCGCCGCCTGCACGAGAAAAAGCACGATGAGCAGGCGGTGAAAGAAGCGCCGCTGCCCGAACTTCCGCCCGATGTATATCCGCCCGATGAGTTTGTGCCTGATCAGCCGGCGCGCGAGGGCGATCACGCCAAAGTACAGTCGGGCGAAGTATTTGAGCGCGAACTGGTGCGCCTGCTGCTCAACTACGGACAGGAGCCTGTAACTGCCAAAACCACTGATGAGCTGGGCGAAGAAATTGAAGTAACAGTGCCGCTGGCCGAACTCATGCTGCACGAACTGGAGAGTGATGAAATTACATTTACGCATGCCGTTTATCAGCAGGTACTCAGTGAATACACGCAGCACATCAACAACGGCAACGTTCCCGATTTAAACTACTTTGTAAATTATCCCGATCAGAATATCTCGCAGCTTGCGGTTGATCTGGTGCAGATTCCCTATCAGCTGTCAGACTGGGAACGACATTTTATTTATGTGCAAACCGAAAGTCAGTTGTTGCGGCAGGCTGCGGTGCACAGTGTAAATGTGCTTAAACTTACACGGCTTGAGCAAATGATTGCCGACAATCAGAAACAACTGCGTGATAATCCTGATGAGGAGATACAACTGCAACTTATGCAGCAGCAGCTTAATCTGCTCAATGCAAAGCGCCATTTTTCGTCGTTGCTGGGGCGGATAATTCTGAAATGA
- a CDS encoding HAMP domain-containing histidine kinase, which produces MNIYSKKQRWKWLLLLAAATIVSASLWYTSQLVRKIADSEKRNVELWAEAVRRKALMMEATSQLYAKIAREERKKVQLWAEANKMLPQLPDDDVALGFVFAVIVDNETVPVILTDDNGKILLSRNLDQKREKDSLYLREELAEMQRQHDSIPMEVGPGKYHYLYYRDSEVFTEIRLSFEDNERSFIKEVAANPASAPAIYADSASGQIIAFGNLDSAMVAKDSAAYLAKMLTVLQKEGNRIDVNLGNKKNYIWYMESPQLKQLRYFPYIQFTVIGIFLLTAYFLFSTSRRAEQNHVWVGMAKETAHQLGTPLSSLIAWLEYMQLKGIDPEITVEIGRDVKRLEMITERFSKIGSQPKLKPENLSDALEQAVDYIRARSPKSVEYTVDTGNGIIAPLNIPLFAWVIENLCRNAVDAMDGRGSITVTVQEVPEKVIIDITDSGKGIPRSKHKTVFEPGFTTKQRGWGLGLSLCKRIIENYHSGSIFVKRSEPGKGTTFRIELKQ; this is translated from the coding sequence GTGAACATCTACTCGAAAAAACAGCGATGGAAATGGCTGCTGCTGCTGGCGGCAGCCACAATTGTATCCGCATCACTCTGGTACACGAGTCAGCTTGTGCGCAAAATTGCCGACAGCGAAAAGCGCAATGTAGAACTCTGGGCCGAAGCCGTGCGCCGCAAGGCGCTTATGATGGAAGCCACCAGCCAGCTCTATGCCAAAATTGCCCGCGAAGAACGCAAAAAAGTACAGCTCTGGGCCGAAGCCAATAAAATGCTGCCCCAACTGCCCGACGATGATGTGGCGCTTGGCTTTGTGTTTGCGGTAATTGTGGACAATGAAACCGTACCGGTAATTCTCACTGATGATAACGGCAAAATTCTCCTCTCGCGCAACCTCGATCAGAAGCGTGAAAAAGACAGCCTTTACCTGCGCGAAGAACTTGCCGAAATGCAGCGGCAGCATGATTCCATCCCAATGGAAGTAGGCCCCGGAAAATACCACTACCTCTACTACCGCGATTCGGAAGTGTTTACCGAAATACGCCTTTCGTTTGAAGACAATGAACGATCGTTCATTAAAGAAGTAGCCGCCAACCCGGCTTCAGCCCCGGCCATTTATGCCGATTCGGCTTCCGGCCAAATTATTGCCTTCGGCAACCTCGACTCGGCAATGGTGGCGAAAGACTCAGCCGCCTATCTGGCAAAAATGCTTACCGTGCTGCAAAAGGAGGGCAACCGTATTGATGTGAATCTTGGCAACAAGAAAAACTATATCTGGTATATGGAGTCGCCTCAATTGAAACAGTTGCGCTACTTCCCCTATATCCAGTTTACCGTTATCGGCATCTTCCTGCTTACCGCCTATTTCCTGTTCAGTACCTCACGCCGCGCCGAACAGAATCATGTTTGGGTGGGCATGGCGAAAGAAACGGCACATCAGCTCGGTACACCGCTTTCATCACTCATTGCGTGGCTCGAATACATGCAACTCAAAGGCATCGACCCGGAAATTACCGTTGAAATAGGTCGTGATGTAAAACGCCTTGAAATGATTACCGAGCGTTTTTCAAAAATCGGTTCCCAACCTAAACTCAAACCCGAAAACCTTTCCGACGCCCTCGAACAGGCCGTTGATTATATCCGCGCACGCTCCCCGAAATCAGTAGAATACACGGTTGATACTGGCAACGGAATCATTGCCCCGCTCAACATCCCGCTCTTTGCATGGGTCATCGAAAACCTTTGCCGCAACGCGGTTGACGCTATGGACGGGCGCGGCAGCATTACGGTAACCGTGCAGGAAGTACCCGAAAAAGTAATCATTGATATTACCGACAGCGGCAAAGGCATTCCACGCTCCAAACACAAAACCGTGTTTGAGCCCGGCTTTACCACCAAACAACGCGGCTGGGGGCTCGGCCTTTCACTCTGCAAACGGATTATCGAAAACTACCACAGCGGCAGCATTTTCGTAAAACGCTCGGAGCCGGGCAAAGGAACCACATTCAGAATAGAGTTGAAGCAATAA
- a CDS encoding peptidase domain-containing ABC transporter, with protein MRRFPFFRQYDSMDCGPTCLKMISAAYGKDISLQKLRELSYLSREGVSLAGLYQAAEKLGFRAMVVKLRTISNDDQFTLQHATLPCIVHWDQKHFVVVYKISRSHVWIADPGAGKMKITIADFSKFFETDQGEGIAVLLEPTNEFYDAEFEKEPRLGLKYLFGYFRPYRRFVLQLFIGIFASVILQLIFPFLTQAIVDVGVSTNNLSFIVLILIAQLVLFVFSALINVMQRWIILQINSRISIQLVYDFLSKLMRLPFRVFDSKNTGDIFQRMEDNKRVETFLSESFIPFIMGSISFVVFGIVLLFYSLKIFLIYLIGLTLYVFWITSFMKKRKSIDYIRFQEASYNQTTVLEMLRGMPEIKLQGSQVKRRQQWLGVQARLFRAKIQSLILVNYQDFGGQFINQLKDILIIFVCASEVISGRMSLGMMIAVQYIIGQLNVPVIQLVNILREGQDAVLSLTRMNELYSMKAEEESFGNIDGLMQDDSTLVLKDVSFRYNELSDMVLKNINLVIPQGKTVAIVGASGSGKTTLLKLLLGYYEPVNGSIKTGDYDFSLIDKNKWRKQCGAVMQDGFIFSDSIANNIAESSDQVDKARLLKAVKVANIQNFVEKLPLAYNTQIGPQGIGLSQGQQQRLLIARAVYKQPKLFFFDESTNALDANNEKVIINNLNEVTKDCTVIIVAHRLSTVKNADKIIVLDEGRIIEEGTHTELVELGGAYLNLIKNQLELGK; from the coding sequence ATGCGCCGTTTTCCTTTTTTTCGTCAGTACGATTCGATGGACTGTGGGCCCACTTGTCTGAAAATGATAAGTGCGGCCTACGGCAAAGACATCAGTTTACAGAAACTCAGAGAGCTTTCGTACCTCTCGCGCGAAGGCGTCTCGCTTGCGGGTTTGTATCAGGCTGCCGAAAAACTTGGTTTCAGGGCAATGGTGGTCAAACTGCGCACGATCAGTAATGACGATCAGTTTACATTGCAGCATGCTACGCTGCCCTGCATTGTTCATTGGGATCAGAAGCATTTTGTAGTGGTGTATAAAATTTCCCGCTCACATGTATGGATAGCCGATCCGGGAGCAGGAAAAATGAAAATCACAATTGCCGATTTCAGTAAGTTTTTCGAAACCGATCAGGGCGAAGGAATAGCCGTTTTACTCGAACCTACAAACGAATTTTATGATGCTGAATTTGAAAAGGAACCCCGGCTGGGTCTGAAATATCTTTTTGGCTATTTCAGACCTTACCGGCGTTTTGTGCTGCAGTTGTTTATCGGAATTTTTGCTTCGGTTATTCTACAGTTAATTTTCCCCTTTCTGACCCAGGCCATTGTTGATGTGGGCGTTTCTACCAACAACCTTAGTTTTATTGTCCTTATCCTTATTGCACAGCTTGTGCTTTTTGTATTTAGTGCATTAATCAATGTGATGCAGCGATGGATTATTTTACAAATCAATTCACGTATTTCCATACAACTTGTATATGATTTTCTTTCCAAACTGATGAGACTGCCCTTCAGGGTTTTCGATAGTAAAAATACCGGCGATATTTTTCAGCGGATGGAGGATAATAAACGGGTTGAAACCTTCCTGTCCGAGTCCTTCATTCCATTTATCATGGGTTCGATCAGTTTTGTGGTGTTTGGAATTGTATTGCTGTTTTACAGCCTGAAAATATTTTTAATCTACCTTATCGGACTTACACTGTATGTATTCTGGATTACTTCCTTTATGAAAAAAAGGAAGTCAATTGATTACATACGTTTTCAGGAAGCCTCCTATAACCAAACTACGGTGCTGGAAATGCTTCGTGGAATGCCTGAAATTAAACTTCAGGGTAGTCAGGTAAAACGCCGTCAGCAATGGCTGGGCGTGCAGGCTCGTCTTTTCAGAGCAAAAATTCAATCGCTCATTCTTGTTAATTATCAGGATTTCGGCGGGCAGTTTATCAATCAGTTAAAAGATATTCTAATCATCTTCGTGTGCGCAAGTGAAGTAATCTCAGGACGAATGTCGCTCGGTATGATGATTGCCGTACAATACATTATCGGCCAGCTGAATGTTCCGGTTATTCAGCTGGTCAATATTCTCAGGGAAGGACAGGATGCAGTGCTCAGTCTTACGCGTATGAATGAGTTGTACAGCATGAAAGCCGAAGAGGAAAGTTTTGGGAATATTGACGGACTCATGCAAGACGATTCCACACTTGTACTTAAAGATGTGTCTTTCAGGTACAATGAATTGTCGGACATGGTGCTGAAAAATATTAATCTCGTTATACCGCAGGGTAAAACGGTAGCTATAGTGGGAGCCAGCGGAAGCGGAAAAACCACGTTGCTCAAATTGTTGCTCGGATATTACGAGCCTGTCAACGGGAGCATTAAAACGGGCGATTATGATTTTTCACTTATCGACAAAAATAAATGGCGCAAGCAATGTGGTGCAGTAATGCAGGATGGATTTATTTTTTCCGATTCCATTGCCAATAACATTGCCGAAAGCTCTGATCAGGTTGATAAAGCTCGTTTGCTTAAAGCGGTGAAAGTAGCCAACATTCAAAATTTTGTCGAAAAACTTCCGCTGGCGTACAATACACAAATCGGTCCGCAGGGCATTGGTTTAAGTCAGGGGCAGCAACAACGTCTGCTCATTGCACGGGCCGTGTACAAACAACCCAAACTTTTTTTCTTTGATGAATCGACCAATGCGCTTGATGCCAATAATGAAAAAGTAATTATCAATAATCTGAACGAAGTAACGAAAGATTGCACGGTGATTATTGTGGCGCATCGGTTAAGTACGGTGAAAAATGCCGACAAAATAATTGTACTCGACGAAGGCCGCATTATTGAAGAAGGCACGCATACCGAACTGGTTGAACTTGGCGGGGCTTACCTTAACCTTATCAAAAATCAATTAGAACTGGGAAAATGA
- a CDS encoding HlyD family efflux transporter periplasmic adaptor subunit, which yields MINQEELTQDPDQIKLTGRQAVNEAIGRPPSSVLTYGPAIISCMLIMLLLLSWFIQYPDIISAKAVITTLSPPQKEIARISGKLDSVFVTDNQLVSPGTPLAVIENSARYADVAKLKLLLNNSGPDDFPFEQCAGLSLGEIGEDYSKFETAYILFQLNDRLQPFDADSYSGMQNKYELSSRESTLLNQLSLAEKEMQLREQDLDRYRTLHKQGVVPAEELEQKQLAAIEAGRSLKAINLALSQLRENKNINNRNLRNAEFNKTRENVQLRNSLQQAHFLLKKSLRDWELKYLLQADIQGRVSFINYWSKNQSVIEGELIFAIIPDQKSGIVARVRTPSLKSGKVKAGQTVNLKLESYPGNEFGILKGRVTSVSVVPDKEGFYQVNVDLPSGLVTTYQKEIVFRQEMRADAEIITEELRLVERFFYHFKNLWSNS from the coding sequence ATGATAAATCAGGAAGAACTCACACAGGATCCCGATCAGATAAAACTAACCGGCAGGCAGGCGGTAAACGAAGCCATCGGGCGTCCGCCTTCTTCGGTACTGACCTATGGACCCGCCATTATTTCATGTATGCTGATTATGTTGCTGTTGCTCTCGTGGTTTATTCAATATCCCGATATTATTTCAGCCAAGGCAGTGATCACCACACTTTCGCCGCCACAAAAAGAAATCGCACGCATTTCAGGTAAACTTGATTCTGTTTTTGTAACAGATAATCAGCTTGTGAGCCCGGGCACTCCGCTGGCGGTTATTGAAAACAGTGCCCGATATGCAGATGTGGCCAAACTGAAATTACTTCTGAATAATTCAGGCCCTGATGATTTCCCTTTTGAGCAATGTGCCGGCCTTTCCCTCGGTGAAATTGGCGAAGACTACTCGAAGTTTGAAACTGCTTACATTCTGTTTCAATTAAACGACAGGTTGCAGCCATTTGATGCCGACAGTTACAGCGGCATGCAAAATAAGTATGAGCTCAGCAGCCGGGAAAGCACTTTGCTCAATCAGCTTTCACTGGCCGAAAAAGAAATGCAACTCAGAGAGCAGGATCTCGACAGGTACCGTACACTCCATAAACAAGGCGTTGTTCCGGCCGAAGAGCTGGAGCAAAAACAACTTGCGGCTATTGAGGCCGGACGTTCGCTCAAAGCAATAAACCTTGCGCTTTCACAACTTCGCGAAAATAAAAACATCAATAACCGGAACCTCCGTAATGCAGAATTCAATAAAACACGCGAAAACGTTCAGCTTCGGAACAGCCTGCAGCAAGCTCATTTTTTACTTAAAAAATCGCTGCGCGACTGGGAACTGAAATATTTGCTTCAGGCTGATATTCAGGGACGGGTTTCATTTATTAATTACTGGAGCAAAAATCAAAGTGTAATTGAAGGTGAACTAATATTTGCAATTATTCCCGATCAGAAAAGCGGTATTGTGGCAAGAGTGAGAACGCCTTCGCTGAAATCAGGTAAGGTAAAGGCCGGACAAACGGTTAATCTTAAACTGGAAAGTTACCCCGGTAATGAATTCGGAATTCTAAAAGGACGGGTTACTTCTGTGTCTGTTGTGCCCGATAAAGAAGGATTTTATCAGGTGAATGTTGATTTACCCTCGGGCCTCGTGACTACGTATCAGAAAGAAATTGTATTCCGGCAGGAAATGCGTGCCGATGCCGAAATTATTACAGAGGAGTTGCGACTGGTAGAACGATTTTTCTATCATTTTAAAAACCTCTGGTCGAATTCATAA
- a CDS encoding MarC family protein — MNWTFDLKAIATVTMVLFAVIDVIGSIPVIIGLKQKVGELNARRASLVSLAIMVTFMFVGEFILGLIGIGVSDFAIAGSFILFFLALEMILGIRLYKDEMPATASVMPLAFPLIAGTGTLTTLLSLRAEYSELSILIAIVINIGIVYLVLRNIGRLEKVLGVGGVAVLRKVFGIVLLAIAVKLFRTHAGI; from the coding sequence ATGAACTGGACATTCGACCTCAAAGCCATTGCCACCGTAACCATGGTATTGTTTGCCGTTATTGATGTAATCGGTTCCATTCCTGTCATTATCGGCCTCAAGCAAAAAGTGGGCGAGCTCAATGCGCGCCGTGCTTCGCTGGTTTCGCTGGCAATTATGGTTACGTTTATGTTTGTGGGTGAATTTATTCTCGGGCTTATCGGTATCGGGGTATCTGACTTTGCCATTGCCGGTTCGTTCATTCTGTTCTTTCTTGCGCTCGAAATGATTCTTGGCATTCGTTTATATAAAGACGAAATGCCTGCTACTGCATCGGTTATGCCGCTAGCGTTTCCGCTCATTGCCGGTACGGGTACGCTTACCACGCTGCTCTCGCTCCGTGCCGAATATTCAGAGCTGAGTATTCTCATTGCCATTGTTATCAATATCGGCATCGTTTATCTCGTACTGCGCAATATTGGCCGTTTGGAGAAAGTGCTTGGTGTAGGTGGTGTGGCCGTGCTGCGCAAGGTATTTGGCATTGTACTGCTTGCTATAGCGGTAAAACTGTTCCGCACACATGCGGGAATTTAA